The Helicobacter cetorum MIT 00-7128 region GTAAAGAAAGAGCATGCTTACTAGCCAAGGCGGTTGCGATAATGACATCTTCTACTAGATAGGGGGTTTTGGATAAATCAATATGCGTAATATCAAAAGCCTTTTTTTCATCTAGTAGAGCTATAATGGTTTCTATGCGTTTATTCATAAGTTTCCTAATTGTGGTTTTATTTAAAAATGGGTTAAAATAGCGTTATTATAACCTAAATTACTCAAGGAATTTTTATGCAAGAAAATAATGAACTCAATCTCAAATCTTTAGGCACTAAAACGCCCTATATTTTTGAATACAACAAGGATTTGTTAGAAGCCTTTCCTAACCCAAACCCTAATTTAGAACCCTTGATTACTTTAGAATGCAAGGAATTTACAAGCCTTTGTCCTATCACTGCACAACCAGATTTTGGCACGATATACATCCGCTACATTCCTAAGGATAAAATGGTAGAGAGCAAGTCTCTAAAACTCTATTTATTCAGTTATAGAAATTGTGGGAATTTTCATGAGAGTTGTATCAATACGATTTTGCTTGACTTGGTAGAATTGTTAGAGCCAAAGTATTTGGAAGTGTATGGGGATTTTGTCTCTCGTGGGGGGATTGCGATTAAACCTTTTGTAAATTACGCTCTCAAAGAGTATCAAGACTTTAAAGAAAAACGCCTTTTGAATACAAAATGATTTTAGGCTTTTAATATGCTTTTTGTTTAATATCTATTAAAAATCTTTAATTAGAATTTTACTATTCAATCACAAAAAAGGGAGTTAAATAAAAATGACAATTAATCTCAAAAATTTGTCTTCTCTCTCTCTCTTGTAAGATTAAACTCTTTTATTACTTTTTACCTAGTTTTCTATCTAACTACTCAGTTTTTCAAATTTCGCATTTAATTTTTTCAACCCCATATTTTAGGCGCTTCCTATATGCATGTGGGGTTAATAAAGTTAATAAAAAGGGGCAAATATGCAAGGTCTAAATTTAGTTTTTGGCATGAATGTCAATGAGTTTAATAAAAAGCATGGTTTAGTGATTTGTGGGTTGAATCATGGGGTAGGTGTATATGAAGATCCAGATAATGTGAATGCGGAGTTTATCAAAAAGGTTAGCGAAGAAGAGCAATCGTATTATTTCGCTACTATCCCCTTTAGATTTCAAAGACGCATTACTGGATGGTTTGGTCTGTGGGATTGTGCCTTAGAGAGTGAAGAAGAGAAGATGGGGGCGTTTGAAAAGAGCCTTATCAATATCAATTGGGTGGATACTAAATCAAAAAATTTTGATGATGAACTGATAGAGCATAAAGATAATTTTTTACAATACATAGAAGTCCTAGAGCCTAAGCTATTATTCTTCTTTGGGATTGATATGCTAAGGGCTTTAAATGATGAAAGAATTAAACCTTATGTTGAAAATTTTCTAGGTAAGGCTAAAAATGAGCCAAATTATATCACTAAGCCTTTTGAAGGCAAGTCTTTTAGAGTGGGGTTTCAAAGTTTTGAAAAATGCGAAGTGGTAGCTTTCCCACACCCTACAGGCACTATAGGGCTAAGTGATGAATACATCGCTCTTTTTAAAGATGATATTAAGCCCTTAATTGAAAATTATAGAAAGTTTAAGGGTGTGTGAGTTTTAAGAGATTTTAGCGTTACAATTTTGTAACGCACTTCTTGTATTTAAAAATACTATTAAGGATTTTAAAAATGAATAAAGAACAAATAAGAGCGATGATAAAAAGGAAAAAAGAAAATTATTCTAAGCATTTATTCAGACAATTTAATGCGTTAGAAGAATGCGTTATTAAAGATTTTTTAGCGAATTTAAAAGAGTATTTAAAAGAGCAGGGATTTGAGAAAGTAAATCATTATGGGAATTTAGTTTATATAGAGATTGAAGATTTTAGCATTCAAATTGTCTTGCAAGGGCGTAAGTGTTCTATGGTTTTTTCTATTCAAGAAATGGGGTTAAAAGATAGCACACTAATGAGCTGTAATCTTATAAAGCAATTCAAGCTTAAAGGAAAAATGCTAGATAATATCATAGAAAGTAAGCTATGTGAAATGGAGTTAGGGGATTTTGTTTTAAACTTTTTTAAAAACAACAAGCAAAAATTATTAAAGCTCAAAGAAAAATATAAACAAGACAGACAAATTGAATATGAGTTTTTTAAAACAGCCATTAGTCTTATTCAAGCTAAAATCCCTACAAATTATCAAGTAGAATATTCTATTTTAATAGAACATGGGATTGCTATTATTTTTAATGATAATGATAGTTGCCGTATTCAAATAAGAGGGTTTGAAGAAAGTGGCGAAATGTATTGCAAGGGTTGTTATGAAAATGAAGAGTTAGAAGATAATCTACTTGATTGGATAAGAACAAATAAAATAAGCACAGAAGAGTTTGTTAAAATGGTGCTATGCTTTTTTGACAAACATGCAGGCTGTATAACACAAAAATACGCACAAGAACAAGAAGAACAAGAATTTATAAAGTCCTTAATTGCAGTATTACAAGAGAAGTTTAAGGGGACTAATTTTTATGTGTATCCAAAAGAAAATGTGTTTGAAGGGTTTTATATCAGCACGATAGAAAAGAGCGTTAAATTGATTGGTGCTAGTGCAAGTGCAATAGATTATGATGGGCGTAGCAGTTTGATTAGATGCTATCAGGCAGGCGACACTAACTCTAGACAAATCCAAGAGATTTTACAACAAACTGAGCCACACTTTAACAAAACGCAACGCAATTATTGTTCTTTTGATATGAGAAATTTAAAAAAAGAGATTAGTTTGGAAACGCTAAACGCTAAAGATATTGCAAAAATTACTGATTATATTTATGCGTATTGTTTAGAGCATAAAGAATGGCTTATACATATGGATAATCTTATTAAAAAATCTAATTCTTTAGTAAGGGATTTTATAACAAAGACTTATGAGTTTTTAAAAGAGAAGTTTGAAAAAGAGCCTAACTGGGAGCTAGAATTAAAAGAGAGTAAGGATATTTTAGAATTAAATCTTAATTTTAAGGGCGAAATCAAAGAAGCGCAATTTGCTTTTAAATTGCTAAAAATTAGAGGGGTTTCTTGTGTGGAATATATACTAAGTTGTGGCATTTTTGAAAAATGTAGGCATAGTGAAATAGATTTGTTAAAAACGGCTTATTTAATTGAAAATAGCGCACAAAACTTTAATACCTGCTTTAGAAGCGAATGGCTAGATTATCGTTATGTAGAAGACGCCCTAAATTTAGAAAAAAGTTTTTTAGAGAGTTTGGAAGATAAAAGCTTGAATGCTGAAAATTACGGCGTATTTGTCTATAATTATTTCAAAAAACGCCAAGAGATAATAGAAGTCTTAAATGAAAATATAGAAGAATTTATCTTAAAATAAAGGATAAGAATGCTAGATTGTTTTGTTAAAAAATTCACGCATTATTTAGAAGAGCAAGCCAAAAACTTAGAACAAAAGGGTGTTGTCGCTAAGACTGATTTAGATGAACTTTTTGCTAGATTGCAAACTATAAGAGAATATCATGCTAAAAAGCAAGAATTGATTATGGAATTATTAGAGCTAATTTTTAAAAAAGCTCACATAGATAGCATAGAGGGGCTTGTAAATGGTTTGTATTTTTTTGGATTAGATGAAAATCTTAAGGTTATAGATAAGACTTGTATTGATGGCGATTTGCAAAATTTATTAGATAAATTATTGTATGAAATTGCAACACCACTTATTTGTTCTAAAGAAGAATTAGAAGTTTTTATTCAAAAGGCAGAAACTTTAGAAGAAGAGTTTGCAAAACTTAATGCCAAGCATAGAGACCATGCAAAATTAAAGGCTATCATGGGAGTTTCTAGAATAGGCGAAAGCTTAAGAGAGGTTTATCAAAGTAATTTAGATTATGAAAGGAATAGGTATGAATAAAGAGAAGTTTAGTCAAGAAGTTTTAGAAGAGCTTAGAGCTTTATTCAATGAAAATATATGGAAAAGAAAGCAAGATATTAATGATAAATCGCTAGAAGAATTATTGAGAACGCTTGAAAAGGGGCAAAAGGAAAAATCAAGATTTACTAAGGCATATTTTAAGCATATCATCAATTTTGATTTAAAAGATTGTCAGCTTGTCTTAGAAATGTTAGAAAAAGAGGGTATGGTTTCTAAGCCTAATATTTTTGGTTGGCGTAAGATTACTAGGGATTTTCAAACAGAGCTATGCGAAAGGATACAATCCCTAGAAGAAATGGTGTTATATGCCAATGGTGGGGCAGAGTGGGGGAATAATTGGCATTATGATAGGTTGCGTCATATTGGCGAGCAAGTTTATGAGGTTGCTGATGAAAAAAGAAAGACTAATGACTTGCTTAGAAACATCAATTCAGAGCTTAAAAACGCTAATAACGAAAGACAAAGAACTAACGAGTTGTTAGACAAAATAGCCGACGCTTTAGAGTATTTGTCTAATGAGATGAGGTTTTCAAAATGAGCGATTACCAACCATTTTTTAATAAAGTCAAACATGCTTTAAAAGAGCTTGAGATAAAAAGAGCTAGGGGATTGCATGATTACAATGTGTTTAGCGTGCTGATGAGTGAGAGCGATGAAGTGAGGCATTCTAAAATCTTACATTCATTCTTAGACACTATGGGGGAACACTATCAAAAAGACTTGTTTTTAAAGGCGTTTTTAAAGGTGTGTCATTTAGAGAGTTTTGGTTTTAATAGCATAGATACTAAAATTGTTGAAAAAGAAGTTACTACAAATGGTAGTAGGCGAATGGATTTATTTTTAAGCGATGGGTTTAAGCATATTATTTTAGAAAATAAGATATACGCAGGCGATTGTGATAATCAAATTTCTGATTATATTCTAGGCGTAGTTAAGGACTATCAAGTTAATGATGCACAAGATATTTGTGTTTTGTATTTAACAAAAGAAGAACGCTTGCCTAGTCAAAACAGCTTAGGCGATTTCAAGTTAGATGAGAGCAACACAAAGCTATTTTACAAAGGCGATAAGCTTAAATTAGAAAATTTAGAGCAAGGCATACTCTTTAAAGAGCTAATAGAGCAAAAAATGAGTGCTGATGACAAAATAAAATGGGTTGTGAGCAGTAGTTGTGCAGCACAAGATTTTAATAAAAAAATTGTAAATTGTTTGGAAATTAAACTAAATAATGAAAAAATGCGATTTTTACTTGAAACAGGAAACTTTTTTGATGTATATTTTGGAATTGTTGGGTGTGAAACGCTCAAAGGTAAGCATGAGCAAATAAAAAAGATTTAAAGCTTGATAATTTTAGAACAACTGAATGGTGGTTAGACTGGTGGTATCTATCTAAAAAACTTGGTGGCAGTAAAAACTTTGCAGACAATATCCTTAATGGAACTTGGAGTGTAGAAAAATTTAGTCAAGCTATTTTAGACTACTTCAACAAGCATAAAGAATTAGTGGAGACACTAAACGCTAACATTAAAAAATATATCTCATAATCAAAGGAATTTTTATGGCATATTCAATGGAGCATTTTAGAGTTATTGTATTAAAAGATTGTGGGGTTGAAATCCCACAAGACATACAAGCAGGGAAAATAGAAGTCATAGACAAAGAGCTTTTGAAAGAGAGTGTAGCTAAAGCTAGTGGCTTGGTTTGTATTGTAGTGGGGGATAACCTAGTCTTAGCCAAGCAAATTGCTAAAGATTACCCCTTTGTTTTTGTCATAACAACCCCTAAAAATAGCCAAGAAATAAAAATCTTTAAAGAATCTAATTCTATAGTCGTATGCAATAAAAATGAAGTTTTTGCTTGTATTAATGCTATAAAAGAGATGGTTTTAACTCAAGGGGAAATCAATATTGATATGACTCATTTTATGATACTAGCTACTCATAAAAATGGTGTAATGGTAGTAGGAAAAGGGGAGGATAAAGACCTTAAGAATGCTTGCCTCATAGCGCTCAAAAACGCTTTAAAACCTTTGGGTTATGGTCTTGAATATTTAAATGAGATAAAAACAAAGTCTCCTTTTTGTGGCGCTCTTGCATATTTTTGCAGGCATGAAGATTATCCTTTTGACAAGTATTGTGAAGCGCTAGACTCTATTGGTGATATCTTACACGAAGACGCAGAAGTATTGTATGGGTCTCAAATAACGGATACTAAAGATAATGCAAAAGTAATCTTGATTTTAAAGTTTTGCTTTTAATTCTTGTTTTTTGCATTATTTTAGGGTTAAAACCTTAATTTTTAAAAGCTTAGCATGAGTTTTTAGACTATCTAAAAAAACGCTCCTCTAAAATAGGAGTGTAACCCCCTCTATTATATTTGATTCTCTCAATCCCATCCTCTTATATTTTTTCTATCACTATTTAGTTCTAATTGATTTTTACTATTCTTGTATCTTTTTATGCTATTCTCTACCTCCCCTTATCACTTATACTATTGAACTTATATATCAAAATAACAATTCTTATTTGAATTGAGAGCATTTTTTATTTCTTATAACCTCTATAACCTCTATAATTTCTATTTTTTAGAAACTTTTCAACTCTATTCTCTATCTATTCTCTATCTAATGCAACTTCTTTCAATCTTTCTCCTTTTTCCCTTCCCTCCCAATATCCCCCCTAACCACCCATTTAAGGCTCTCACAACAGCCTAATAACCCTTCTATTGAATTTTATTTTCAATCTTTTCCCAAATCTTTTTTATGTTTAAGCAAACTTTAAGCATTGCGTGTCTATAATTACATTTCGTTTTTGACGACAAGCTAACAAGTTAAGCAAACGATTGTTTAACAAACCTAGCAAGTTATCACTAAAACGAAGTTATTTGATTTAATATTGTTAATAGCCTATGTAAAAGTAAAGTAAAACTACAATTACTCTGTCTTATATTCAGTAAGGCAGTGGTAGCGTTGAAGAATATTCATGCAATTGTCGTTATTCATTATATAAAAAGGCGGGTTTTAAAGGATATTTTAGAATTTAAAACAAGCTTTTAAGAGCAGATGGCGGATGCCTTGCCAAAGAGAGGCGATGAAGGACGTACTAGACTGCGATAAGCTATGCGGAGCTGTCAAGGAGCATTGATGCGTAGATGTCCGAATGGGGCAACCCAACTAATAGAGATATTAGTTACTCTAATATAGAGAGCGAACCTAGTGAAGTGAAACATCTCAGTAACTAGAGGAAAAGAAATCAACGAGATTCCCTAAGTAGTGGCGAGCGAAAGGGGAAAAGGGCAAACCGAGTGCTTGCATTCGGGGTTGAGGACTGCGTCATCCAATAGAACACTTTAGCAGAGTTACCTGGAAAGGTAAGCCATAGAAAGTGATAGCCTTGTATGCGACAAGGTGTTCTTAGGTAGCAGTATCCAGAGTAGGCCGAGACACGTGAAATCTTGGTTGAAGCCGGGGAGACCACTCTCCAACCCTAAATACTACTCTTTGAGCGATAGCGAACAAGTACCGTGAGGGAAAGGTGAAAAGAACCGCAGTGAGCGGAGTGAAATAGAACCTGAAACCATCTGCTTACAATCATTCAGAGCCCTATGATTTATCAGGGTGATGGACTGCCTTTTGCATAATGATCCTGCGAGTTGTGGTATCTGGCAAGGTTAAGCGTATGCGAAGCCGTAGCGAAAGCGAGTCTGAATAGGGCGATTTAGTCAGATGCTGCAGACCCGAAGCTAAGTGATCTATCCATGGCCAAGTTGAAACGCGTGTAATAGCGCGTGGAGGACTGAACTCGTACCCATTGAAACGGGTTGGGATGAGCTGTGGATAGGGGTGAAAGGCCAAACAAACTTAGTGATAGCTGGTTCTCTTCGAAATATATTTAGGTATAGCCTCAAGTGATAATAAAAGGGGGTAGAGCACTGATTGGGCTAGGGCTGCTCGCCGCGGTACCAAACCCTATCAAACTTCGAATACCTTTTATCGTATCTTGGGAGTCAGGCGGTGGGTGATAAAATCAATCGTCAAAAGGGGAACAACCCAGACTACCAAATAAGGTCCCTAAGTTCTATTCTGAGTGGAAAAAGATGTGTGGCTACTCAAACAACCAGGAGGTTGGCTTAGAAGCAGCCATCCTTTAAAGAAAGCGTAACAGCTCACTGGTCTAGTGGTCATGCGCTGAAAATATAACGGGGCTAAGATAGACACCGAATTTGTAGATTGTGCTGATGCACAGTGGTAGAAGAGCGTTCTATACAGCGTTGAAGGTATACCGGTAAGGAGTGCTGGAGCGTATAGAAGTGAGCATGCAGGAATGAGTAACGATAAGATATATGAGAATTGTATCCGCCGTAAATCTAAGGTTTCCTACGCGATGGTCGTCATCGTAGGGTTAGTCGGGTCCTAAGCCGAGTCCGAAAGGGGTAGGCGATGGCAAATGGGTTAATATTCCCATACCGACTATGGAGCGTGATGGGGGGACGCATAGGGTTAAGCGAGCTAGCTGATGGAAGTGCTAGTCGAAGGGCGTAGATTGGAGGGAAGGCAAATCCACCTCTGTATTCGAAACCTGACAGGCTCTTTGAGTTCTTTTAGAACAAAGAGAGAATCGCTGATACCGTCGTGCCAAGAAAAGCCTCTAAGCATATCCATAGTCGTCCGTACCGCAAACCGACACAGGTAGATGAGATGAGTATTCTAAGGCGCGTGAAAGAACTCTGGTTAAGGAACTCTGCAAACTAGCACCGTAAGTTCGCGATAAGGTGTGCCACAGCAATGTGGTCTCAGCAAAGAGTCCCTCCCGACTGTTTACCAAAAACACAGCACTTTGCCAACTCGTAAGAGGAAGTATAAGGTGTGACGCCTGCCCGGTGCTCGAAGGTTAAGAGGATGCGTCAGTCGCAAGATGAAGCGTTGAATTGAAGCCCGAGTAAACGGCGGCCGTAACTATAACGGTCCTAAGGTAGCGAAATTCCTTGTCGGTTAAATACCGACCTGCATGAATGGCGTAACGAGATGGGAGCTGTCTCAACCAGAGATTCAGTGAAATTGTAGTGGAGGTGAAAATTCCTCCTACCCGCGGCAAGACGGAAAGACCCCGTGGACCTTTACTACAGCTTAGCACTGCTAATGGGAATATCATGCGCAGGATAGGTGGGAGGCTTTGAAGTAAGGGCTTTGGCTCTTATGGAGCCATTCTTGAGATACCACCCTTGATGTTTCTGTTAGCTAACTGGCCTGTGTTATCCACAGGCAGGACAATGCTTGGTGGGTAGTTTGACTGGGGCGGTCGCCTCCTAAAAAGTAACGGAGGCTTGCAAAGGTTGGCTCATTGCGGTTGGAAATCGCAAGTTGAGTGTAATGGCACAAGCCAGCCTGACTGTGAGACATACAAGTCAAGCAGAGACGAAAGTCGGTCATAGTGATCCGGTGGTTCTGTGTGGAAGGGCCATCGCTCAAAGGATAAAAGGTACCCCGGGGATAACAGGCTGATCTCCCCCAAGAGCTCACATCGACGGGGAGGTTTGGCACCTCGATGTCGGCTCATCGCATCCTGGGGCTGGAGCAGGTCCCAAGGGTATGGCTGTTCGCCATTTAAAGCGGTACGCGAGCTGGGTTCAGAACGTCGTGAGACAGTTCGGTCCCTATCTGCCGTGGGCGTAGGAAAGTTGAGGAGAGCTGTCCCTAGTACGAGAGGACCGGGATGGACGTGTCACTGGTGCACCAGTTGTTCTGCCAAGAGCATCGCTGGGTAGCTACACACGGATGTGATAACTGCTGAAAGCATCTAAGCAGGAAGCCAACTCCAAGATTAACTTTCCCTGAAGCTCGCACAAAGACTATGTGCTTGATAGGGTAGATGTGTAAGCATAGTAATATGTTTAGCTGACTACTACTAATAGAGCGTTTGGCTTGTTTTTTGCTTTTTTATAAAATAACGACAATAAACATGAATAAGTTACCACTGCCTTACTGAGTGTAAGGGAGATTGAGTTTTACTAAAACTTATGGGCTATTAACAATCTTCTTTTGTTAAAAACATAACTCCCTAGGATTAGAAAAGGGAGTTAAGGATAAATCAGATTTTATCTTTAACTCCCTTTTCCTTGTGCCTTTAGAGAAGAGGAACTACCCAGTTAACCATTCCGAACCTGGAAGTCAAGCTCTTCATCGCTGATAATACTGCTCTTTTCAAGAGTGGGAATGTAAGTCGGTGCAGGGATAGGGAAATGTTTTTTAAATCTTACTTGTTTTTAATTTATTTAAAATTTTAGTTTAATTTATTTTATTTCTTATTTTTTTTAATACTTTTTTGATAGTCTAGTATTTATTTTATATCCTTTTAAATAAAACTTATTGGTTGTGAAGTTTTGGTTTTTATTGAGTAGTTAGTTTTTATCCTTAAAAATGTTCTTTGATATTTTTTAATTTTCATTTCTAATGTTTTTAATGTTTATCTTATTGCGTATTGAATGATACTGTCTTTTGTTTGGTGTATTTAGGTGTGTATGACGAGTGGTTTTTTTGTTGTTTAAAAACATGGT contains the following coding sequences:
- the queF gene encoding preQ(1) synthase; translated protein: MQENNELNLKSLGTKTPYIFEYNKDLLEAFPNPNPNLEPLITLECKEFTSLCPITAQPDFGTIYIRYIPKDKMVESKSLKLYLFSYRNCGNFHESCINTILLDLVELLEPKYLEVYGDFVSRGGIAIKPFVNYALKEYQDFKEKRLLNTK
- a CDS encoding PD-(D/E)XK nuclease family protein translates to MSDYQPFFNKVKHALKELEIKRARGLHDYNVFSVLMSESDEVRHSKILHSFLDTMGEHYQKDLFLKAFLKVCHLESFGFNSIDTKIVEKEVTTNGSRRMDLFLSDGFKHIILENKIYAGDCDNQISDYILGVVKDYQVNDAQDICVLYLTKEERLPSQNSLGDFKLDESNTKLFYKGDKLKLENLEQGILFKELIEQKMSADDKIKWVVSSSCAAQDFNKKIVNCLEIKLNNEKMRFLLETGNFFDVYFGIVGCETLKGKHEQIKKI